In Corylus avellana chromosome ca2, CavTom2PMs-1.0, the following proteins share a genomic window:
- the LOC132171108 gene encoding plant-specific TFIIB-related protein PTF2, whose translation MTSASRGCTGCRSNSFERDDVRCHLICSACGLIQDYDGYDAQLGGINGPEGTFVRVGTAGTGTVYTYKQRKVFGAQKLMDELIGRLGLSDSPKADHVKTMVANITEKEFGEGNWFPILIGACAYVVMRKDNKPLPIAEVASVICSDIYELGRMVARVVDFLDLKGPEKFPEFDIVWSFKRAVRNSSTLSSVESDTLEIMRKQGIFLIQCAVKWFLTTGRRPMPVVAAVLALVAELNGVNMGIEDAAKEVHANVSTSRLRYREFLEKLVKVAGVLPWGEDVTVKNVVKSAPFVIEYMERKSMEMPDSKKRKKVDGVIGVDLGDVVSECLRKDVEYGTDGYGVEGDSKCFEVEQNGGIVRAGDDDDDSDRMKLSHESLSLMYEEFLDKMRHKKSTEGSAEIRGKKRIGFKHHACMDWWNGKSDLSKKLLLKQILEKDVGLDPLPPSFVTGCRVYTRRREKINAAKARINRVMHPSRTDLGESGDSCSFDSVHAKKKRNRRQANDIDWEDFIIETLLLHEVKEEEIEKGHYNTLLDLHVFNSGVLPEVLPWKAK comes from the coding sequence ATGACGAGCGCCTCACGGGGCTGCACCGGTTGCCGTAGCAATTCCTTCGAGCGTGACGACGTGAGGTGTCACCTGATCTGCTCGGCATGCGGGCTCATCCAGGACTACGACGGCTACGACGCGCAGCTCGGCGGCATCAACGGTCCGGAGGGCACCTTCGTCCGCGTCGGCACCGCAGGTACGGGCACTGTTTACACTTACAAACAGAGGAAAGTCTTCGGGGCCCAAAAACTCATGGACGAGCTCATCGGTAGGCTAGGCTTGTCCGATTCCCCAAAAGCCGACCACGTTAAAACCATGGTCGCCAATATAACCGAGAAGGAATTCGGAGAGGGCAATTGGTTCCCAATCTTAATCGGCGCTTGCGCCTATGTAGTTATGCGAAAAGATAACAAACCGTTGCCGATTGCCGAGGTGGCCTCGGTCATCTGCTCCGATATCTACGAGTTAGGTAGAATGGTGGCGCGTGTAGTCGATTTCTTGGATCTGAAAGGGCCGGAGAAGTTTCCTGAGTTCGATATTGTATGGTCGTTCAAACGGGCGGTGAGGAATAGCTCGACCCTTTCGAGCGTAGAGTCTGATACGTTGGAGATAATGAGAAAACAGGGGATTTTTTTGATACAGTGTGCTGTAAAGTGGTTCTTGACGACAGGGCGGAGGCCAATGCCGGTGGTGGCAGCAGTGCTGGCTCTGGTGGCGGAGTTGAATGGGGTGAATATGGGGATTGAGGACGCGGCGAAGGAGGTTCACGCCAATGTTTCGACGAGTAGGTTGAGGTATAGGGAGTTTTTGGAGAAGCTGGTGAAGGTGGCTGGGGTTTTGCCTTGGGGTGAAGATGTCACAGTCAAGAATGTGGTCAAGAGTGCGCCATTTGTGATTGAGTATATGGAGAGGAAGTCAATGGAGATGCCCGATagcaagaagaggaagaaagtaGATGGTGTTATTGGGGTTGATTTGGGAGATGTGGTTAGCGAGTGTTTGAGGAAAGATGTTGAGTACGGGACTGATGGGTATGGTGTGGAGGGTGATTCTAAATGTTTTGAGGTTGAACAAAATGGTGGGATTGTGAGAGCaggggatgatgatgatgattcgGATAGGATGAAGCTCTCACATGAATCCTTATCCTTGATGTACGAAGAATTTTTGGATAAGATGCGTCACAAAAAATCCACAGAAGGGAGTGCTGAGATTCGTGGAAAGAAGAGGATAGGATTTAAGCATCATGCATGTATGGATTGGTGGAATGGGAAATCAGACCTGAGCAAAAAGCTTTTACTGAAGCAAATATTGGAGAAAGATGTAGGATTGGATCCTCTGCCCCCATCTTTTGTTACTGGTTGTAGGGTTTATACGAGGAGGAGAGAAAAGATAAATGCTGCTAAAGCACGGATTAATAGAGTTATGCATCCATCAAGAACCGATTTGGGTGAGAGCGGTGATAGTTGCTCTTTTGATTCTGTACATgccaagaagaagagaaatcgAAGACAAGCTAATGATATTGATTGGGAAGATTTTATTATTGAAACTCTCCTCCTCCATGAAGTGAAAGAGGAGGAAATTGAGAAGGGGCATTACAATACCTTGCTCGACTTGCATGTGTTTAACAGTGGAGTTTTGCCAGAGGTTCTGCCATGGAAGGCAAAATAG